From Bacillus pumilus, one genomic window encodes:
- a CDS encoding AAA family ATPase codes for MAFDEPMHSDLQKIVDNINKVMVGKKDIAILSLVAILAKGHVLLEDVPGVGKTMMVRALAKSIGCEFKRIQFTPDLLPSDVTGVSIYNKKTNEFEFRQGPIMGQIILADEINRTSPKTQSALLEAMEEGSVTVDGETMPLADPFFVMATQNPVEYEGTYPLPEAQMDRFLFKLQMGYPTMLEELEVLNLQEKQSPIDTLQAVMTKDHIHALQQAVQTIHVDASIKEYIVEIAQTTRQHPSVYLGVSPRGSIALMKAAQAYALLNQRDYVIPDDVQYLAPYTLPHRMILTSEATYEGKKAETLLRQMLEQIGVPVQKSMTQ; via the coding sequence ATGGCATTTGATGAACCGATGCATTCAGATTTACAAAAAATCGTAGATAACATCAATAAAGTCATGGTTGGGAAAAAAGACATTGCGATATTAAGCCTTGTTGCGATTTTGGCGAAGGGGCATGTGCTACTAGAGGATGTGCCTGGTGTTGGGAAGACGATGATGGTTCGTGCTTTGGCAAAATCCATTGGCTGTGAGTTTAAGCGAATCCAATTCACTCCTGACCTTTTGCCTTCAGATGTAACAGGTGTGTCGATTTATAATAAAAAGACAAATGAATTTGAATTTAGGCAAGGACCGATTATGGGGCAGATTATTTTGGCTGATGAGATCAACCGGACCTCTCCTAAAACACAGTCGGCATTGCTCGAAGCGATGGAGGAAGGCAGTGTCACAGTGGACGGAGAAACAATGCCGCTTGCGGATCCTTTTTTCGTCATGGCGACGCAGAATCCAGTGGAATATGAAGGGACCTATCCGCTCCCAGAAGCGCAAATGGACCGGTTTTTATTCAAGCTGCAAATGGGGTATCCGACCATGCTGGAGGAGCTGGAGGTGCTCAATTTGCAGGAAAAGCAGTCCCCGATTGATACGCTCCAAGCAGTGATGACAAAGGATCATATCCATGCGTTGCAGCAAGCTGTTCAGACCATTCATGTGGATGCATCCATTAAAGAATATATTGTGGAAATCGCTCAAACGACGCGACAGCATCCATCTGTTTATTTAGGTGTGAGTCCAAGGGGATCGATCGCCCTCATGAAAGCGGCTCAGGCGTATGCACTGTTGAATCAGCGAGATTATGTGATTCCTGATGATGTACAGTATTTGGCGCCATATACATTGCCGCATCGAATGATTTTGACATCAGAAGCGACGTATGAAGGGAAGAAGGCGGAGACACTGCTGCGACAAATGCTTGAGCAAATTGGCGTGCCAGTTCAAAAGTCGATGACTCAATGA
- a CDS encoding GNAT family N-acetyltransferase, with protein sequence MTVTFIPCNEQHIEELQKVGIDTFIETFQNQNKAEHIDAYVKTAFHPNQLLKELHHPSSQFYFVQVNGEVAGYLKVNMDDAQSEEMGSEALEIERIYIKQSFQKQGLGRYLINQAFEIAKKYHKRDVWLGVWEHNKAAIAFYQKLGFVQTGVHAFLMGDEEQMDLIMTKTLS encoded by the coding sequence ATGACCGTCACTTTTATTCCATGTAATGAACAGCATATAGAAGAGCTGCAAAAAGTCGGTATCGACACATTTATAGAAACCTTTCAGAATCAAAACAAAGCGGAACATATCGATGCTTACGTAAAGACAGCCTTTCATCCGAACCAGCTGTTAAAAGAATTACATCATCCATCTTCACAGTTCTATTTTGTTCAAGTGAATGGCGAAGTTGCTGGTTATTTGAAGGTCAATATGGATGATGCGCAGTCAGAAGAGATGGGAAGTGAAGCGTTAGAGATTGAAAGAATTTATATTAAGCAGTCCTTTCAAAAACAAGGATTAGGCCGATATTTAATCAATCAAGCCTTTGAGATCGCGAAGAAATATCATAAACGTGATGTTTGGCTTGGGGTGTGGGAGCACAACAAAGCGGCCATCGCATTTTATCAAAAGCTTGGGTTTGTTCAAACAGGGGTGCACGCATTCCTTATGGGGGACGAAGAGCAAATGGATCTCATTATGACCAAAACACTGAGCTGA
- a CDS encoding MarR family winged helix-turn-helix transcriptional regulator yields the protein MREILREIGVIARALDSISNIEFKEYDLTKGQYLYLVRICEEPGIIQEKLAEMIKVDRTTAARAIKKLELHGFIEKKDDRVNKKIKKLFPTDKGEAVYPMIKRENDYSNQVALDGFSEEEAEQIYEYLLRVRKNIEKDWDYVKKGNKRRY from the coding sequence ATGAGAGAGATTTTGCGAGAGATTGGCGTCATCGCTCGGGCGCTTGATTCTATAAGTAATATTGAATTTAAAGAGTACGATTTAACGAAGGGGCAGTATTTGTATCTTGTGCGTATCTGTGAAGAGCCTGGCATCATTCAGGAAAAGCTGGCGGAAATGATCAAGGTGGATCGAACAACGGCTGCTCGTGCTATCAAAAAATTAGAACTGCATGGTTTTATTGAGAAGAAAGATGATCGAGTGAATAAAAAAATCAAAAAGCTGTTTCCCACTGATAAAGGGGAAGCGGTATATCCAATGATCAAACGAGAAAATGATTATTCGAATCAAGTAGCGCTGGATGGATTTTCTGAAGAGGAAGCAGAACAGATATATGAGTATCTTCTAAGGGTGAGAAAAAATATCGAAAAAGATTGGGATTATGTGAAAAAAGGAAATAAGAGACGCTACTAA
- the gabP gene encoding GABA permease, which produces MSNMTNGLQKNLKTRHISMISIAGVIGAGLFVGSGAVIHSAGPGAILSYSFAGLLVIFIMRMLGEMACAYPTSGSFSQYASDAIGPWAGFTIGWLYWFFWVIVIAIEAIAGAAIIQYWYGDAPVWLTSLILTILLTLTNIFSVKSFGEFEYWFSLIKVVSIILFLLIGFAFIFGFGGHHTAGLANLTGNGGFLPNGFSSVLLGIVVVIFSFMGTEIVAIAAGESADPVKSVTTATRSVVWRIIVFYVGSIAVVVTLLPWNSASILTSPFVAVLEYIGVPSAAQVMNVIVLTAVLSCLNSGLYTTSRMLYSLAERGEAPKRFMKISKRGVPVAATVAGTFFSYIAVMMNYFYPETIFLFLVNASGAIALLVYLVIAVSQLRMRRKIEKENPEQLKIKMWLFPYLTYFTILVICAILASMLFIESMRPQLILTSIITFGVLAAYFVFKPNKKVPANAALENKHP; this is translated from the coding sequence ATGTCCAACATGACAAACGGTCTTCAAAAAAATCTGAAAACAAGACATATTTCAATGATCTCCATTGCTGGGGTTATTGGCGCAGGGCTATTTGTTGGTAGCGGCGCTGTCATTCATTCTGCAGGGCCTGGAGCCATTCTTTCCTATTCTTTTGCCGGACTTCTAGTGATCTTTATTATGAGAATGCTTGGAGAAATGGCATGCGCTTATCCGACAAGCGGTTCCTTCTCACAATATGCGAGCGATGCCATCGGTCCTTGGGCCGGGTTTACAATCGGCTGGCTTTACTGGTTCTTCTGGGTCATCGTCATCGCCATCGAAGCCATTGCCGGTGCTGCCATTATTCAGTATTGGTATGGAGATGCACCTGTTTGGCTCACAAGTCTTATCCTCACTATCCTCTTAACATTAACGAATATCTTTTCTGTTAAATCTTTTGGCGAATTTGAATACTGGTTCTCATTAATAAAAGTCGTCAGCATTATTCTCTTTCTACTCATCGGTTTTGCATTTATCTTTGGTTTTGGCGGTCATCATACTGCAGGTCTTGCCAATTTAACGGGGAACGGCGGTTTCCTTCCAAATGGATTCAGCTCTGTTTTACTCGGAATTGTCGTCGTCATCTTTTCCTTCATGGGAACCGAGATTGTGGCAATAGCAGCCGGAGAATCAGCAGACCCAGTCAAGTCTGTGACAACAGCTACCCGCTCTGTTGTATGGCGTATCATCGTGTTCTATGTCGGATCCATCGCTGTCGTTGTGACCTTGCTTCCATGGAATTCAGCGAGTATTTTAACAAGCCCGTTCGTTGCGGTATTAGAATACATCGGCGTCCCATCAGCAGCTCAAGTCATGAACGTCATTGTTTTAACAGCCGTTCTATCTTGCTTAAACTCCGGTTTGTACACAACGTCCAGAATGCTTTATTCATTAGCGGAAAGAGGCGAAGCACCGAAACGCTTTATGAAAATCAGCAAACGTGGTGTTCCTGTAGCGGCTACAGTCGCAGGCACCTTCTTTTCCTACATTGCCGTCATGATGAACTACTTTTATCCTGAAACCATCTTTTTGTTCTTAGTCAATGCATCCGGCGCCATTGCCCTTCTTGTCTACTTGGTCATTGCTGTTTCACAATTAAGAATGCGCCGTAAAATCGAAAAAGAAAATCCAGAGCAGCTCAAAATCAAAATGTGGCTGTTCCCATATCTCACGTACTTTACCATTTTGGTCATTTGCGCCATCTTGGCATCGATGCTGTTTATCGAATCAATGAGACCACAGCTCATTTTGACAAGTATCATTACCTTCGGTGTGCTTGCCGCTTATTTCGTCTTTAAACCGAATAAAAAAGTGCCTGCAAATGCAGCGCTTGAAAATAAACATCCGTAA
- a CDS encoding DUF4129 domain-containing transglutaminase family protein, with protein sequence MLDTHQRQSRFELFIYYAIAFLLLWEWLRPLQDFTETSHTSYFIIFIGLTCLFTFFRLKWYVTFPICTGMILLALYLIFYQAEPSYPAALFADIKDNITFMSTGMWSDMYPSFRTLLFYILLWLLVYLLHYWVVYQQRIFFFLLMTIVYVTILDTFTPYDATFAIVRIMVFGFCLLGLLYFDRLRSAEGIRVSQKARLKWFLPMLALVLLSAALGASLPKSDPKWPDPVPFFKAVTNQDNAAGQNKVGYSSDDSSLGGPFSEDRTPVFKWSGKKPSYFRVETKSIYTGKGWEDASNDTKPTRLKDDDVPNRWFTERVKTEVHETRVDMESDYRFNHAVYPIGTITLMPMENIPLQMMGKTEKIVPSSQNPPKNLGNYQVSFLSPTFILEDLQRIKVPTKKQVNQQVGREYLQLPSSLPERVKTLANSLTETKDNMYDKAKAIEDYLGSAKFSYETQNVAVPGRNEDYVDQFLFDTMIGYCDNFSSSMIVMLRSIGIPARWVKGYTAGQLYETQMDGNNVYEVTNNNAHSWVEVYFPNRGWVTFEPTKGFTNPQTFTNEAVSSDQTDDQKEEDQPSSDAREDQPAEQPQQQETDQPAEPKKQTAQAKPSMVHVGSILGYAAGAMVLLGLMSWLLYRLRARWLPFFIVRKVKRLPEEEAFFYAYAALLKQLKRRGIEKSPGMTLREFASLIDDKDGDHRMSELTQLYERALYRREDASVLWRQSAKLWENLINRR encoded by the coding sequence ATGCTGGATACGCATCAGCGGCAAAGCCGTTTTGAGTTGTTCATCTATTATGCTATAGCATTTCTGCTGCTTTGGGAGTGGCTTCGTCCGCTTCAAGACTTTACAGAGACGAGTCATACGTCTTATTTCATCATTTTTATAGGGCTTACGTGTTTGTTTACATTCTTTCGTTTGAAGTGGTATGTGACGTTTCCTATTTGTACTGGCATGATCTTGCTCGCCTTATATTTGATCTTTTATCAAGCAGAGCCAAGCTATCCGGCTGCATTATTTGCTGATATCAAAGATAATATCACCTTCATGAGCACAGGCATGTGGAGTGACATGTACCCGTCCTTCCGCACATTATTGTTTTATATTTTGCTATGGCTGCTTGTCTACTTGCTTCATTATTGGGTGGTCTATCAGCAGCGTATCTTTTTCTTTTTACTCATGACGATTGTGTATGTCACGATTCTTGATACATTTACGCCATATGATGCGACCTTTGCAATCGTTCGCATTATGGTGTTTGGCTTTTGTTTGCTTGGGTTGCTGTATTTCGATCGACTGCGTTCGGCTGAAGGCATTCGGGTGTCACAGAAGGCGCGTCTAAAGTGGTTTTTGCCCATGCTGGCGCTTGTCCTCCTATCAGCGGCACTCGGCGCTTCTTTGCCAAAGTCTGATCCGAAATGGCCTGATCCTGTCCCGTTTTTTAAGGCGGTGACGAATCAAGATAACGCAGCCGGGCAGAATAAGGTGGGATATAGTTCAGATGATTCATCGCTTGGCGGACCGTTTAGTGAGGATCGCACACCGGTCTTTAAATGGAGCGGAAAGAAGCCATCTTACTTTCGTGTCGAAACAAAAAGCATCTACACAGGAAAGGGCTGGGAGGATGCCTCAAATGATACAAAGCCTACTCGGCTAAAGGACGACGATGTGCCGAATCGGTGGTTTACCGAGCGTGTAAAAACAGAGGTGCACGAAACGAGAGTCGATATGGAATCTGACTATCGATTTAATCATGCCGTCTATCCAATTGGGACGATCACACTGATGCCAATGGAAAATATTCCGCTGCAAATGATGGGGAAAACGGAGAAAATTGTCCCATCCAGTCAAAATCCGCCGAAAAATTTAGGGAACTACCAAGTCAGCTTCTTATCGCCTACATTTATCCTTGAGGATTTGCAGAGGATCAAAGTACCGACAAAGAAGCAGGTAAATCAGCAGGTTGGGCGTGAATACTTGCAGCTTCCTTCCTCATTGCCAGAGCGTGTGAAGACGCTAGCAAACAGCTTAACGGAAACGAAGGATAATATGTATGATAAAGCCAAAGCGATCGAGGATTATTTAGGATCTGCGAAGTTTTCATATGAAACGCAAAATGTCGCTGTGCCTGGTCGTAATGAAGATTATGTAGACCAATTTTTATTTGATACGATGATCGGCTACTGTGATAATTTTTCATCCTCTATGATAGTGATGCTTCGTTCGATCGGGATTCCGGCGAGATGGGTGAAAGGATATACGGCAGGTCAGTTATATGAAACACAGATGGATGGAAACAATGTGTATGAAGTGACCAATAACAATGCGCATTCATGGGTAGAGGTGTATTTTCCAAACAGAGGCTGGGTCACCTTCGAACCGACAAAAGGATTTACGAACCCACAGACATTTACGAATGAAGCCGTTTCAAGCGATCAAACGGATGATCAAAAGGAAGAAGATCAGCCTAGCTCTGATGCACGCGAAGATCAGCCGGCAGAACAGCCGCAGCAGCAGGAGACAGATCAGCCGGCAGAACCAAAGAAACAAACAGCACAAGCAAAGCCAAGTATGGTGCATGTTGGTTCAATCTTGGGTTATGCGGCAGGAGCTATGGTCCTTCTTGGATTGATGAGCTGGCTGCTTTATCGATTAAGAGCAAGGTGGCTGCCATTCTTTATTGTGAGAAAGGTGAAACGTCTGCCAGAGGAGGAAGCATTCTTCTATGCGTATGCGGCTCTATTAAAGCAGCTGAAGCGCAGGGGGATTGAGAAAAGCCCAGGCATGACGCTAAGAGAATTCGCTTCTTTGATCGATGACAAGGATGGAGATCATCGCATGTCAGAACTGACGCAGCTCTATGAGCGGGCACTCTATCGACGAGAGGATGCTTCGGTGCTTTGGCGGCAATCGGCAAAGTTATGGGAAAATTTAATAAACAGGAGATAG
- a CDS encoding DUF58 domain-containing protein yields MKSRHRLAVLLWLRVMMLIILTAAVFCYAMFQGGFVSWFLFYAFLPYTLYALLFALVPLRATVKRTLQQTRLKAGDVLSVDLEIKRTNPFPYVYVLIEDDPPDTFHLQEQIEMKQMLFPWFRKTWRFSYQLNDVKRGEHHLSAVRIKTGDMFGFVEKEVIIPLEKKLLVYPKMLDLQVESAESVNENGGKAVHSWLNEPTHVTTGVREYQQGDRFAWVDWKTTARRGQLMTKEFEQNQTKDLVVFADFTDEAVFETVVSITASVLQSAVKKGLPSGLVPLGNQHAFRVDQGEIHLQDMLYYLTRVQHQPSRAQEYKALAASEYQHSGKYVVTGQLQEELAASLFGNRNRKNITVLLVKRALDRFTTKEKQLVDRLKASGIRTTLLFEDRLHERTVR; encoded by the coding sequence ATGAAGTCACGTCATCGTTTGGCTGTTTTATTATGGTTACGGGTAATGATGCTCATCATCCTCACTGCGGCAGTCTTTTGTTATGCCATGTTTCAGGGAGGGTTTGTGAGTTGGTTCCTTTTTTATGCATTTTTACCATATACTTTGTATGCTTTGCTGTTTGCGCTCGTTCCGCTGCGAGCGACAGTCAAAAGGACATTACAGCAAACCCGATTGAAGGCGGGAGACGTGCTGTCCGTTGACCTTGAAATCAAGCGGACAAATCCATTTCCATACGTTTACGTCTTGATTGAGGATGATCCGCCGGACACCTTTCATTTACAGGAACAAATTGAAATGAAGCAAATGCTGTTTCCTTGGTTTCGGAAAACGTGGCGTTTTTCCTATCAATTGAATGATGTCAAGCGCGGGGAACATCATTTGTCAGCGGTTCGAATCAAAACGGGCGATATGTTTGGTTTTGTGGAGAAAGAAGTGATCATTCCGTTAGAAAAAAAGCTGCTTGTCTATCCCAAAATGCTCGATCTTCAGGTGGAGTCTGCTGAGTCAGTGAATGAAAATGGAGGCAAAGCGGTTCACTCGTGGTTAAATGAACCGACCCATGTGACAACAGGCGTACGGGAATACCAGCAAGGAGACCGTTTTGCTTGGGTGGACTGGAAGACGACGGCTAGAAGGGGTCAGCTGATGACGAAGGAATTTGAACAGAATCAAACAAAGGATCTTGTCGTGTTTGCTGATTTTACAGATGAAGCGGTTTTTGAGACCGTCGTGTCTATTACAGCTTCTGTCCTACAATCGGCAGTGAAAAAAGGGTTGCCTTCAGGTCTTGTACCTCTAGGAAATCAGCATGCCTTTCGAGTGGATCAAGGAGAAATTCATTTACAGGACATGCTCTATTATTTAACAAGGGTGCAGCATCAACCTTCTCGCGCACAAGAATATAAGGCGTTAGCAGCGAGTGAGTACCAGCACTCTGGAAAATATGTCGTCACGGGTCAGCTGCAAGAAGAGCTTGCTGCAAGCCTCTTTGGAAATCGAAACAGAAAGAACATCACTGTTCTTTTAGTGAAGAGAGCTTTGGATCGCTTCACGACAAAAGAAAAACAGCTTGTAGACCGGCTCAAGGCATCTGGAATACGCACGACCCTTTTATTTGAAGACCGGCTGCACGAAAGAACTGTGAGGTGA
- a CDS encoding RlpA-like double-psi beta-barrel domain-containing protein, with translation MNKKLIATIVTVASLFLAFSFSHGASAKKVSGNITWYNGVGKKGADGKKLGHWDAATKMGFDVPKKGTKLRVTTKAKPHKVITVYKYDVGRMPNAVLDVSPKAFKALGYKTSKGVVKGHYTY, from the coding sequence ATGAATAAAAAGCTTATCGCGACAATCGTAACAGTAGCTAGTTTATTTTTGGCGTTTAGTTTCTCACATGGAGCAAGTGCAAAAAAAGTAAGCGGCAATATTACTTGGTATAATGGTGTCGGTAAAAAGGGCGCAGATGGAAAAAAACTCGGTCATTGGGATGCAGCAACTAAAATGGGATTTGACGTACCGAAAAAAGGTACAAAACTTAGAGTGACAACAAAAGCGAAACCACATAAAGTGATTACAGTATATAAATATGATGTAGGCAGAATGCCAAACGCTGTATTAGACGTCAGTCCAAAAGCATTCAAAGCACTAGGGTATAAAACAAGTAAAGGTGTCGTAAAAGGGCATTACACTTATTAA
- a CDS encoding cation diffusion facilitator family transporter: MERYNELREGETGAWVSIIAYVILSAVKLLIGYVFHSEALSADGLNNTTDIIASLAVLIGLRISQKPPDEDHPYGHFRAENIASLVASFIMMLVGLQVLLSAGRSLFSSEHQTPDMIAAWTAAGSAVVMYGVYIYNRNLSKRINSQALHAAAADNKSDAYVSIGTFVGIIASQFQLAWIDTLAAFVIGLIICKTAWEIFRDASHSLTDGFHIKDMSKYKETIEATPGVGDLKDIKARYLGSTVHVDVVVEVEPHLNIAESHDIADEIERRMKKEHDILHSHVHMEPAGETKEEKKSFPS, encoded by the coding sequence ATGGAGCGCTATAACGAATTAAGAGAAGGTGAAACAGGTGCTTGGGTCAGCATCATTGCCTATGTGATTTTATCAGCGGTGAAACTTCTAATTGGGTATGTGTTTCATTCAGAGGCTCTTTCGGCAGATGGATTGAATAATACGACGGATATTATTGCATCCCTTGCTGTGTTGATTGGGCTGCGTATTTCTCAAAAGCCGCCTGATGAAGATCATCCATACGGTCATTTTCGAGCAGAGAATATTGCGTCTCTTGTGGCGTCCTTTATTATGATGCTTGTTGGACTTCAGGTTCTGCTGAGTGCGGGCCGGTCGCTCTTCTCATCTGAGCATCAAACGCCCGATATGATCGCAGCTTGGACGGCAGCAGGAAGTGCTGTGGTGATGTACGGCGTGTATATTTACAACCGCAATCTGTCCAAACGGATCAATAGCCAGGCTCTTCATGCAGCAGCAGCTGATAATAAATCAGATGCGTATGTGAGTATTGGAACATTTGTAGGGATTATCGCCTCTCAATTTCAGCTGGCATGGATTGATACGCTTGCAGCGTTTGTCATTGGCCTCATTATTTGTAAAACGGCGTGGGAGATTTTCAGAGATGCCTCTCATTCGTTAACGGACGGTTTTCATATAAAAGATATGTCCAAATATAAAGAGACCATTGAAGCAACACCTGGAGTGGGCGATTTGAAAGATATTAAGGCACGGTATCTCGGAAGTACGGTCCATGTGGATGTAGTAGTGGAGGTCGAGCCGCACTTGAACATTGCAGAAAGCCATGATATTGCAGATGAGATCGAACGTAGAATGAAGAAGGAACATGATATTTTACACTCTCATGTTCATATGGAGCCAGCAGGTGAGACAAAAGAAGAGAAGAAGTCTTTTCCATCGTGA
- a CDS encoding FMN-binding negative transcriptional regulator, whose translation MHVPSFFQVKDMEKIKSFIQSNSFATVVTTTDEKPIATHIPVSFHQVEDSYVITGHMAIGNPQWKTFEENEKVLVIFQGPHAYISSSWYEKEAVPTWNYQAVHVYGKAVLLEKGELVKELTTMLETYESHREQPVLWDTLSDELLEKQMKGIVGFKIIIDEVQAAFKLSQNRHERDYAHIIEKLEAEGDVEMAEAMKKRVKDV comes from the coding sequence ATGCATGTTCCATCATTTTTTCAAGTGAAAGATATGGAGAAAATCAAATCATTTATTCAATCAAATTCATTTGCTACAGTTGTGACCACAACAGATGAGAAGCCCATTGCGACACATATTCCAGTGAGTTTTCATCAAGTTGAAGATTCGTATGTGATTACAGGGCATATGGCGATTGGAAATCCTCAGTGGAAAACGTTTGAAGAAAATGAGAAGGTGCTCGTCATCTTTCAAGGACCACATGCCTATATATCCTCTTCATGGTATGAAAAAGAAGCCGTACCGACATGGAATTATCAGGCTGTCCATGTATATGGAAAGGCTGTGCTGTTAGAAAAAGGGGAACTGGTAAAAGAATTAACCACGATGCTGGAAACATACGAAAGCCACAGAGAACAGCCTGTTTTATGGGATACATTGTCTGATGAACTGTTAGAGAAACAAATGAAAGGGATTGTGGGCTTTAAAATCATCATTGATGAAGTTCAGGCTGCTTTTAAACTAAGCCAAAATCGCCATGAAAGGGATTATGCTCACATCATTGAAAAGTTGGAAGCAGAGGGTGACGTGGAAATGGCTGAGGCGATGAAAAAGAGAGTAAAGGATGTATGA
- a CDS encoding carboxymuconolactone decarboxylase family protein yields MNEEKETCQVTQETAAGNIEKLSIQENESIWSNIEQLTIELGEQKEFNHFILDEKQKAISTLSALITKGDCDEELKTHFEQALHIGLSVIEIMEIIKHCTKVAGFPHSINALFIFQNLLDNNTK; encoded by the coding sequence TTGAATGAAGAAAAAGAGACTTGCCAGGTCACACAAGAAACAGCGGCAGGTAACATAGAGAAGCTTTCAATTCAGGAAAACGAGAGCATTTGGTCAAATATTGAACAGCTAACAATTGAACTCGGTGAACAAAAAGAATTCAACCACTTCATTTTAGATGAAAAACAAAAGGCCATCAGCACATTATCTGCCCTCATTACAAAAGGCGATTGTGATGAAGAATTAAAGACTCATTTTGAACAAGCATTACATATCGGACTTTCTGTCATAGAGATCATGGAGATTATTAAGCACTGTACAAAAGTTGCTGGATTCCCTCACTCCATTAATGCCCTGTTTATCTTTCAAAATTTATTAGACAATAACACCAAATAA
- a CDS encoding multicopper oxidase family protein, giving the protein MNLEKFVDELPIPEVAEPVKKNPRQTYYEIAMEEVFLKVHRDLPPTKLWTYNGSLPGPTIQANRNEKVKVKWMNKLPLKHFLPVDHTIHAGHHDEPEVKTVVHLHGGVTPASSDGYPEAWFSRDFEATGPFFEREVYVYPNHQQACTLWYHDHAMALTRLNVYAGLAGFYLISDAFEKSLELPKDEYDIPLMIMDRTFQEDGALFYPSRPNNTPEDSDIPDPSIVPFFCGETILVNGKVWPYLEVEPRKYRFRILNASNTRTYELHLDNDATILQIGSDGGFLPRPVHHQSFSIAPAERFDVIIDFSAYENKTIILKNKAGCGQEVNPETDANIMQFKVTRPLKGRAPKTLRPIFKPLPPLRPSRADKERTLTLTGTQDKYGRPILLLDNQFWNDPVTENPRLGSVEVWSIVNPTRGTHPIHLHLVQFRVIDRRPFDTEVYQSTGEIVYTGPNEAPPLHEQGYKDTIQAHAGEVIRIIARFVPYSGRYVWHCHILEHEDYDMMRPMDII; this is encoded by the coding sequence ATGAACCTAGAAAAATTTGTTGACGAGCTGCCAATCCCAGAAGTCGCGGAGCCCGTCAAAAAGAACCCAAGACAAACGTATTATGAAATCGCTATGGAGGAGGTATTTCTAAAAGTTCATAGAGACCTGCCCCCAACCAAGCTATGGACCTATAATGGCAGTTTGCCTGGTCCCACCATTCAAGCGAATCGAAATGAAAAAGTCAAAGTGAAATGGATGAACAAATTGCCGTTGAAGCATTTCCTGCCGGTCGATCACACCATTCATGCCGGCCATCATGATGAACCAGAAGTCAAAACGGTCGTTCATCTGCATGGCGGCGTCACACCAGCAAGCAGTGACGGCTATCCAGAGGCTTGGTTTTCACGAGACTTTGAAGCAACCGGCCCCTTCTTTGAACGAGAGGTATACGTATACCCAAATCATCAGCAAGCCTGCACATTGTGGTATCACGATCATGCGATGGCATTGACACGATTAAATGTGTACGCCGGCTTAGCTGGGTTTTATTTGATCTCTGATGCGTTTGAAAAATCGCTAGAATTACCGAAAGATGAGTATGACATTCCTTTAATGATCATGGACCGTACGTTTCAGGAGGATGGCGCACTGTTTTATCCAAGCAGACCAAACAACACGCCAGAAGACAGTGACATACCAGATCCGTCCATCGTACCCTTCTTTTGCGGAGAAACCATTTTGGTTAATGGAAAAGTATGGCCGTATTTAGAAGTAGAACCGCGTAAATATCGCTTTCGTATTTTAAATGCGTCCAATACAAGAACTTACGAGCTGCATCTAGACAACGATGCTACGATTTTGCAAATTGGATCTGATGGCGGCTTTTTGCCAAGACCTGTTCACCATCAATCCTTTAGCATTGCTCCTGCTGAACGGTTTGATGTCATCATCGATTTTTCAGCTTACGAAAACAAAACGATCATCCTTAAAAATAAAGCGGGCTGCGGACAGGAAGTGAATCCTGAAACAGATGCAAACATCATGCAATTTAAAGTCACACGGCCGCTAAAAGGGAGAGCACCTAAAACATTACGGCCTATTTTCAAACCGCTTCCACCGCTTCGGCCTAGTCGAGCTGATAAAGAGCGTACGCTCACTCTTACCGGTACACAGGATAAATACGGCCGCCCCATTTTATTGCTGGATAACCAATTTTGGAATGACCCCGTCACGGAAAATCCTCGGCTTGGCAGTGTAGAGGTTTGGTCCATCGTCAATCCAACAAGGGGCACACATCCCATTCATTTACATCTTGTTCAATTTAGGGTGATAGACAGAAGACCATTTGATACAGAGGTCTATCAATCGACAGGGGAAATTGTGTATACAGGACCGAACGAAGCCCCTCCTTTACATGAACAAGGCTACAAGGACACCATTCAAGCGCATGCCGGTGAAGTCATTCGGATCATCGCTCGCTTTGTTCCATACAGCGGCAGGTATGTGTGGCATTGTCATATATTAGAGCACGAGGATTATGACATGATGCGGCCGATGGATATCATCTAG